The region GCACTTGAAGTTCTAACGTCTTGTTTTGCCGACCTTCGTAGTTTCTGTGAGAGTGCTTTTCACAAtttgataataaaataatgTCTCTCGGTTCTTGAGATCTCGATCACTATAGGGTTTGATATATGATTTTGTCCCTTTAGTTCCCCTGTCTGTTTTCCATTACTGTTATCTGATTAAACTTTAGAAGTCCTAAATTTCCTCACATTTGTCGGGTATAAGGTAattcatttgaaaatttgaaatcaaATTCTTTTAAATTCATGTTATGCTCCTAGTTGATTAGTTCATTTAAGTTAAACAACAAGTGAAAGAGAAATTGGACTTGAATTAGTTAGATGTGTGATTGGCATTTGAGTAAATCCTTAATTTCATTCTCTAAAGATACAAACATGATCTGAGTCTTCAAAATCATTTCTCCACCAATTTAGCCATTAAATTATGTTGAGTTTTATTACCGGTGTTTCTATGTCAGATTTAGAGTAATGAGTTTAATGGCGTCCTAATTGAGGGATAATTTGATGATGTTTTGCATGACTGGAAACACAAGTTGAGAAACTATGCAATAATATCAAAGGGGAAATCTTCCTTTCTTTCTTCATTTGCCATGATACTATGAGATAAATGAACAAATATTTGTGTAATTATTTTGTTGAAGTTATAAATCACCGACGATTCTCATTTTCCTTGATGTACaggaaataaaatgaaaaagctAGCTGCTTACAATTTGCTTCCTTGGGATGATCTTGCTATTATTTGCAAGAAACTAAATTTCAATGACATATTCCAACTTTCTGCAGTGTGCAAGGACTGGAGGTCATTTTTTAAAAGTTACTGGAAAAACTCCATGGAATTTCAATCACCATTAATTGTTCAAAGAGCTTCATTTTCGAAAAAATCTCTTTCATTTATTAGCCTATCTGACAACATGTCCTATAGTGCTCAGATGGATAACTTTTGGAGCTTATCATACTCTTGTTCTTCTAGTGGATATCTGATTTTTGTTGGTCCTAATATGTTTATGCTAATGAATCCTTTGACCAGAAGAGGAAAGAAAATCAGCACCTTAGCTCTGAAAGATAATGATGACTACAGGGGTAGCCGTGCCCATTTTGCTTTTGTCAAAGGTTCAAAGGAATATGTCCTCGTGTTTTTTTCTAATGGTTCTTGTAGGTTGAATGTCTATCAATCCCAGAATTCATGTTGGGCTATTTATTCTACCAAAGGAGATCCATTGCAGGTTGTGGACCTTGTggtttttcaaaattctatatATGTTCTTACTAACAAGGCCAAGATAGGGGTACTTAACCTGAATTCTACAAGTTTAAAATTTGTAGAGCTGAAGAACACTCCTTCGATAACTTATAATGACCTTAGGTTGGTTAGTTGTGATGGAAACCTTTTAATGGTCCATTTTGTGCCTGGGAAAATGTTGAACATGTACAGGATAGACTTCTCAACTATGGAGTTTGTCAGAATGGACACATTGGGTGAGCTAGCATTATTTTATTCACCCTATGCAAACTGTTATGCATTGAGCAACCCAAGAAGGTGGGGATATGACAGCAACACTTTGTATTCAATTACCTGCTCATTTCCAGAATATAAAGTGTATTCAGGGAATGGAAAACTGCAAAACCACATTAGGCCTGATCGTGGACTTCAAGTTCCTAAGAGATCCATACTTTACTGGGTGGATTGGTATTTGCCACATCTGCGGGATGAGGTGGATTATTCTCTGGTCGAATAATTTTCTTATTAAACACCATGTTGCTTGAGACAAATTTCTTTAGACGTTGTTCCTTTCATTGAATTTTTCCAGTGTACTAATTTAATTGTACTGGAAAAAGACTTGTAATTTCCTTTTGTTTGTTATTGATTTGACTAGACTTGATAAACTTGTCATGCTGCATAATTTCAGTAGCTTTCCTGAGATTATTTTTATGCTATTAAAATtggttattttcttttttatcttaTATTTTATGTGAAACTTTTATgcaaaaaaatcaaatacatattactttattttcaaccCCTCGAATAGTCAAAAGACACGACATGATGAATATCTCTGTTCCTAGACATCCAAACTTAAGTTGAAGTTTGCATCACTTTTGTGCTAACCAAAACGAAATTGTAGTAGGGTTAAGTAAGATGTATAGTTTTCTCTTACTACATGACAAACGTTATTTTTAAGGAaggttaaaacataatctaaAAAGCGTAGGCCAATTGGCTGATTGAGAAATCAAATTTTATTGTTGGCGCCGACTTGTGCCACTCCTTCGCACACAGTCTAGGCGTCTGGAGCTTCAACTGATTTAGACTATGAGTATGATGATTTTTCTAGATTCTGCTTTCATGTTGAAATGACATTTCCTCATAGTTATTCCTTTTGCATCGTTCATCCCTCGATGAAGCAATCCTTGATTATCTTCTTGAGATTGGTACTGTGATTGCTTTGAGTGATGTCTTGtcatgaatttgaattgatgtaATTTCAAGAAGTAAGTGTTGTGTCATACTAGAGATGCACATGACTGTTTCCTTGTTGTCTCGAGTTCTACTCTTTTGTAACATCTTCTTCTTAGACATTGTGCTTGGTCAATTGGCGTCTGATGTCTTCAGACGATGACTTCATGTCTTCGGACGATGATGGCAGACTTGGACTTTAATTTGTTCGAAGTGCGGGTGATGCAGTTTTATGGACTTTGTCCAATTGATCATCGAGTGCTTCTGCTACTTCTTAGTGCTTTGTCCATCTATTCATCAAGCCTTTTGATGTTTCAGCTTGAAGCTTGTCTTAAGCTTTACTTGACCATATTCTCAAGGCGTTCAAGATCTTGATATTCTTATAGCATTGGCTTGACTCTAGTCTTGCTCTTCTTTTCTCTGCTTCATCATTGTATATGACATGGTCTTGCTTTGTCTTAGCTTTGCAGGAGAGTCAATTGTGGTCTTGCTCTTCTTTGTTCTATCTCCTTCCTTTGTAAGAACTTTGGTCTTGCTCTGTCTTGACATTTAGTCTTGCTCTTCTCCGTTTTGTCTCATCTTTGTAGATGAGCCAGTCTTGCTCTTCTTTTCTCAGTCTTTATCTTTGTGAAGACTAGACTTGTTTGATCTACCTCTTCTGTTGCTTTGCGTTGATCCATTCTTGCTATGCTCTATGAACTTCATAATCTCCATGTAGATCTTCTTCTTTGTCCTCAAGCTGGCGCTTTCTCGCCTTTCTTCTTCGTTGCTTTGAATCACGCTTCTTGTCATCATTTGCTTCTCTTGAGCTTCATAGCATTTCCATGATCTTCATAGCTTTGTGTCATTCTTCCCATAGTCTTTATCATCATTAAAACATAtcaactaaattttttttttgaaaagcaacATATCAACTAATATGTTCCTTGTTAGAGAGAAACCTTATGTGAACCTTACAGGTCCCCTGTGTCATGCTCTGCCATATTTTACACACCACCATACACTCGGTCTAGCTCCACCATATTGATCAGATGTGTTCTATACTCGTTTTCTGGAAGAAGACCTACTGATCACATGAAAATACTCATCCATATaactttatatttttatttctttcaataaaattttcatgtgaacatatatatgttgtttgattaatttatatattgtaACATGTCatctattttccttttttgcAAAAAAGCGTAGCAACTTGGCCTGTGGATATTAATCATTCCATCCAGAAGGCATGATTGAATGTTAACTGGCATTTCAAATTTAATATCCAAAgatggaaaaagaaagaaagaacacaTAACTATATAAACCATATATTAATGTCATGTAGTTAAtgaccaaaatatatatatattaatgccATGTGTCATAAAAGTCAGCGTGCTACACAGTTGTTGTTGATCAATTGATGTATTACGAAGGCAAATAAACAGACAGTCACATGGGAATGGCTAATTTGACAGAGCTCTATTAGAATCAGACACAACAAAGCAGAATATGGCTTAGTTGTTCAGATGCATAAACAAATTGCAAAATGCGTATTAGTATTTTTAAAACCTAGACCAATTTATAACACACCCATGTCTCTCCAACTATTAACATTAAATATTGCTTTTTTTATGAGAGCTGATTtttggataaaaaaaaatgtagggCTTGAAGAGACACCATCAATTTCCAATATAGTGGGGATCTCTAATGAGAGAATTGTCTCATCTATTACTTTTATGAAGGACAACATTTACCACTCTAATGACATGCTAAAGCACTAGTGAATAATCTTGAGTAGGAACTGCTATCAACTTAGATTTTCTGTTAGTAGGAGAATTTGAACTCACGAGATGaggtgttagaatataatataaaaccattaaagtggtccttacccaacaacttaagcttttgggataaagttgttatttgacatgatatgcctctatgaccgagaggtctagagttcgatccttgctcccctcactttctaattaaaaagtgaaatttaattaagcacatggtaggtgagcctgtgcatttatccacgcttcaagcccaaaagactcttgcgtgaggggacgtgttagaatataatataaaaccattaaagttgTCCTTACCCAAccgcttaagcttttgggataaagtggttatttgacacgAGAGCGTGATTTTGTTATTGGAGAATATTTCCTCTGTTTTTATGTCTTGATGATGAATTCACTTTTGTTTCCGGGAACGATTTGTACAATATACAAAGAAAGCTTTGTGTGCAATTAATCAGCCACTCAATATACAAATCCTTTAAAGTAAACTTTAATTCCCAGAAACCTTTTTATGAGCAGCACTAAACATACGCAACAAATTGCTAAGAAAAAACTTTTTAACAGAAATGATGTGCTAAATGATATACACTAGCTACCATCGTAATTATTAAGCCATGAGGATCGAAGAGTAGCAATATTTTATCTAACAATACTTTCCATACATTTTTCATTGGATAAAATTTATGTAAGCATGTGACCCACTAAATAAAAAAGAGATTAGGGACACATAATGGGAAAAGATGAGCGAGTATTTCGTAGATAAAGTAAAATTAGCAATCACTAGTTGGAAGATGAGTATACAAATTTAATAACAACTCCAACAAACTAAAAAAATCTTCGATGCAGAAACCGAGTTTCAATGGCCCTGCTAGGGTTCGAAGGCCTCTTGAGACGATGGCTTGTGGTGGTGGGCGGTGGGGTTTGCTGGAGCAAGTCGGAGGCGAGCAAAGCCGACATGATGATGGAAACAGTGATGGAGTTTCAGCCTCTTCAAGCATCTAGCAATTAGGTTGACGAATGTCTTCGTTCAACGGTTGAGGAAACATGCCCGAATGTTTCATTTTGACCGGGTTCGTAAGGTTTGCAATAAGGAAGCATGCCTAGGCTATAGGCTATCCGATATGTGGCTGAGTGTCATGTTGGAGGCAGTCTTGTCAATTGCATTGACTaagtgtttattttatttttttacattttaattGTTCTGTATAAGGCATAATAGTTGGCTTTGTGCATAACTCACAGTTCCAACAAATGTAACACATCTAGTAGATAATTGAACTTCTTAAGTATTTAGTTTAGAATTTGATCTCTTGAGTGCTATGGAAATGGAAGATACTTATTCATTTAATGTGATATCCGAAACTCGAGGAAATTAGTCTCATAACTGACAGCAATATTGATTCATTTGAGAACTAAAATAAGTTTGACAAGTGTACTTATGAATGTTTTTTCATAAAAAGCATGAGATTTTAAGTTTAACATTGATACATACCTTAAAACTTAATTTATCATGCATATTTTTAGCATAGAAGTTACTTGTTCAAGTCCTAACTACTTTAAAACCTAATAAACACGTGTGCAAAGAGACAAGACATTGTAAAATAACATTACCAGGAGTCCAGGACAAACGTAGCACGTTAACAGATACAGAAAACTTGATTAATCTGAGATAGATTAATAAGTTAAGAAACTGATCAGAGATAATCTAATTTACACAATAAGTTAAtggatttaattaataaataaggaTCAGTGCTGCAACTACTACCTCATTGGTTGCTTCTTTTAGGTTTTGGGGTCTGAATGAATACATGCATTGCATTGCAAAGTAAAATAGTAAACTATGCGTGAAGCAGAGATCTATCATGTGCGCTGTTTCACTGAAACCCACACTCACACGGCGCGTGAAGCTACGCATCGCGCAACCATTGAACACGCCATCTTGGAAATTGGCGGGGAACACCAGTGCCTTCCTTTGGATTTAAAAACTACATTCCCCCATAAAAACAAatctattttctctctctaaattcTCATGATTGGTTTCATTAATCAAATATTTTTAGACAGGGAAAAACAAGATAAATTGGTGGAATTGGTTTAAGTATTATATGTATGATTCAAATAAAATAGTGTATTTAAGTTCGAGTCTTGTAAATGCTAAAACTTATATTATGAGAGCGTTTCACAATGATCTAGATTTTCTCGACTCAAATGTGATTGTCTTGCCTGTATGATACATGTActgcataaaaaaaaaaaagtacataaatattaaatagtaCTATATGAGGGATGATGTCAATTTTTCTTATAAAGTTTAAGGATGTGTCACATaactaatgaaattaaataaaaaacctaatctTCCCAATCTTTAAAATCTGAATGATTAAttgtttgatatttttttaaaacttaaatATGACTTTAGCCCTTATAAAACAACACTATTTGTTACTTTGGTCCCTCAACTTAAATATAGTCCTTCTATTTCTAAAAGAAAATGACTTTTGGAAATAAAGACTAAAGTTAATTATACTATTTTAGAAATAGAGTAAGTCTATCCATTTTAAaattaggctaaaaagcatttttggtccctgatgtttcaagtttgtgcaaattccctactctatttttgtcgacgtttctacccttcatgttttcaaacagtgcaccgtctacccctccgtcagtcatgctttctcaggagaggttcctgagtggattggagagatgtagaggagtatatgaagttgatgatgatcaaggaaatgatatgaattaaatttctttgatgtatatatcaattatgtatgtaactgaactggttaaatgcatgtttttctacttacaggtcttgagtatGAATCTCTCATGTcccttttttccaatttcacttgtagtTTCCACGTGgtaggtccaaaaaatattaaaaaaaagccaaatcagctcatttcgttagttttttaacgtctgactgacggaggggtagacaatgcactgtttgaaaacatgaggggtagaaacatcgacaaaaatagagtaagggcaaaatttgcacaaacttgagacattagggaccaaaagtgttttttagcctTAAAATTAAGGGGCCCTTAATTTTTCATGTacttttctaatatttttttataagggGAATTCTCTGATGTGAACCGAGCCAGTCATGTATAAAGCACATTTTATAATAAAGATAATGTTAAGGtgataaaaaaaacacattatgAGATACATGATTGtttgattaattaattattttactcCTGCTTTTGTTTCTAAGCATCTGTCATAGGAAATTTCAATTGAAGACAGGGAACTGTAGTGCCTACTGCCTAATAATAAACTTGAGTAAGTATAGTTGCATGGTGACTAATAATACCAATAGCAGTGGAAAGAAAACTCTGAACAGTAAAAGGTGACGTTGTTGCCTCATAATATGACACatgaaactaaattaaataaaaatgctAGCAACAACAATACTTACTTAAACCTTCTTTTAAGACAATCTCTCAATTCATTGAAATTCATGTGaggttaattaaaaatatagatTACACTTACAATTTAATAAGATTTACATGAATTTCAACTGATTAATAAGAGAATGTTGagttataaattaaattaaaataagttcTAACGAATGGTTGATTCAAGTAGTATCCACTTGATTCTCCTTAAGTAATGTTTCAGGTTCGAATTTTTTCGATGAAAAAAACCTCAGCTGAAAAAGTTATCCCCACCATAATGTAAATGTTTTTGGCTCGAACATAATTGTCTCAGTTGAATTATGAAGACATGGAAGTAAGCACTAAATCTTATGGAGACATGGAGACATTAGAAGGATAGAAAAAAGGCCAAGA is a window of Lotus japonicus ecotype B-129 chromosome 5, LjGifu_v1.2 DNA encoding:
- the LOC130719026 gene encoding uncharacterized protein LOC130719026 gives rise to the protein MKKLAAYNLLPWDDLAIICKKLNFNDIFQLSAVCKDWRSFFKSYWKNSMEFQSPLIVQRASFSKKSLSFISLSDNMSYSAQMDNFWSLSYSCSSSGYLIFVGPNMFMLMNPLTRRGKKISTLALKDNDDYRGSRAHFAFVKGSKEYVLVFFSNGSCRLNVYQSQNSCWAIYSTKGDPLQVVDLVVFQNSIYVLTNKAKIGVLNLNSTSLKFVELKNTPSITYNDLRLVSCDGNLLMVHFVPGKMLNMYRIDFSTMEFVRMDTLGELALFYSPYANCYALSNPRRWGYDSNTLYSITCSFPEYKVYSGNGKLQNHIRPDRGLQVPKRSILYWVDWYLPHLRDEVDYSLVE